A region of Paenibacillus sp. 37 DNA encodes the following proteins:
- a CDS encoding WD40/YVTN/BNR-like repeat-containing protein, whose translation MMSSVDGVKWTVIKSPTTQSLTSVLYANNTYYVPGEAGTILSSKDRKTWRTLNTNVKRKINAMASNGTTLVAVGEKGLLLVSEDGLKWNEIPARFPGHNFDVVWGDGKFVVTTASHYGNAQSAVILTSEDGKKWARTEFRDELYARGMNTGSFGISYVGNLFIAVGSEGSIFLSDDAEKWTKQDVLTVDDWYDAVEFKGKVYVFGNTGKIVTADLNSLKRSH comes from the coding sequence ATGATGTCCTCTGTTGATGGGGTAAAGTGGACAGTCATTAAATCACCGACAACTCAATCACTTACGAGTGTGTTATATGCCAATAATACGTATTACGTGCCAGGGGAGGCCGGCACGATTCTTTCTTCCAAGGATCGGAAGACGTGGAGAACATTGAACACTAATGTAAAGAGAAAAATCAATGCGATGGCATCAAACGGCACAACACTGGTAGCCGTTGGAGAAAAAGGGCTTTTGCTCGTCTCCGAGGATGGTCTGAAGTGGAACGAAATCCCGGCACGGTTCCCTGGACATAATTTCGATGTGGTATGGGGTGACGGGAAATTTGTCGTGACCACTGCTAGTCACTATGGGAATGCACAGAGTGCGGTTATTTTGACTTCAGAGGACGGTAAGAAATGGGCGAGGACAGAGTTCCGTGACGAATTATATGCTCGTGGAATGAACACTGGATCCTTTGGCATCTCATACGTGGGCAATCTCTTTATTGCTGTCGGCAGTGAAGGTTCCATCTTCCTTTCCGATGACGCTGAGAAATGGACCAAGCAGGATGTCTTGACGGTAGACGATTGGTACGATGCGGTGGAGTTTAAAGGGAAAGTGTACGTCTTTGGAAATACAGGTAAAATCGTTACGGCTGACCTCAACTCCTTGAAACGGAGCCACTAA
- a CDS encoding response regulator transcription factor, whose amino-acid sequence MKVLIVDDEFAMLLAMKRMLSNMEGVNLVGSFRDAAEALDFVRGSNVDLAILDIMIAGDNGLELARNLRSIRAELDIVFTTSHAEFALNAYDVYPLDYMVKPISRIRLAQTITRAMNKRSISSDESIEGWAGNHAANEDESISNTSYVVEAPALVALLTSREREVLQGIAAGSTNEEIAEQLQISLSTVKVHVRHIFSKLEVHNRVSAVARAHDLAVIGSGSNPIIRREKSPNKKSDSELS is encoded by the coding sequence ATGAAAGTTCTTATCGTGGACGATGAGTTCGCGATGCTGCTCGCTATGAAGCGAATGCTGTCGAATATGGAAGGCGTTAATCTTGTCGGAAGCTTCCGAGATGCGGCAGAGGCACTGGACTTTGTCCGGGGCAGCAACGTGGATCTAGCTATTTTGGACATCATGATCGCTGGGGACAATGGATTAGAGTTGGCTCGCAACTTGCGCTCAATTCGTGCTGAACTTGATATTGTGTTTACAACCTCCCACGCAGAATTTGCGCTGAATGCCTATGACGTTTATCCATTAGACTATATGGTCAAGCCAATTTCTAGAATTCGGCTGGCTCAGACGATCACAAGAGCAATGAATAAACGCAGTATATCGTCGGATGAGTCAATTGAGGGATGGGCTGGTAACCATGCAGCCAATGAAGACGAGTCTATATCCAATACATCATATGTGGTGGAAGCACCGGCGCTGGTCGCACTACTGACATCGCGAGAGAGAGAAGTGCTACAGGGCATTGCAGCCGGATCGACTAATGAAGAAATAGCCGAACAGCTACAGATCAGCTTGAGTACAGTCAAGGTTCATGTAAGACATATATTCTCGAAACTTGAGGTACATAATCGTGTTAGTGCGGTTGCCCGGGCACATGACCTTGCCGTTATAGGTAGCGGGAGTAACCCCATCATACGCAGGGAGAAGTCTCCCAATAAAAAGAGTGATTCCGAATTATCATGA
- a CDS encoding ATP-binding protein: MNSTIELVVMIASVMMTCIILISVYGFRKERGVKYLLGVIVCRITYSIGVILERSSYELGDKLIFRNVHQTALSLMVPFFLLFTLELIGRDKFLRPRWKIGLFIIFALWSLLMWFNSELHMIYRSLELHDGHLVTVKTGYSIMFSMICYSIVAISFYLLFHYIRNIRGDLRKPIMWVLFFASFSVVFEIIRFVHPAWSSWLLSFTVYCSFIGMIMLVIVLRFKFFSIVPFARNMVLDTLQESILIANASGKIIDNNKQASEWFSKLGHPSISGQNITNLLARWPSWYTLCESMQPGNVEIEVWLDGERKMYSINIYPLHTQRKQRQGVISLIFDITEKQQHLDQIAQLSQLKDQLVTIVSHDIRTPLAVQFQLVELLEEDRESFRPDHREIIEQLGNQTRTTLGMTNNLLEWFRSQSEDMVLRPQLLELTEVVEECFHMLHIQSEVKQIRVNYSIAPGTCAYVDREALGLIIRNLLSNAIKFTGVGGSIHVSAHLSGEKVTVSIRDNGIGMEEEYVRQLFGEMRLGSLPGTLGEKGTGLGLIVSRQFAQRSGGVLWADSKLGEGSVFHFTMRGGTGDESSYRGR; the protein is encoded by the coding sequence ATGAATTCCACAATAGAGCTTGTTGTTATGATTGCTTCGGTAATGATGACCTGCATCATTCTTATCTCGGTATACGGGTTCAGAAAAGAGCGTGGTGTAAAGTATCTTCTCGGTGTCATTGTATGCCGAATTACTTACTCCATCGGTGTCATTCTGGAGAGAAGCAGCTATGAATTAGGAGACAAGCTGATTTTTCGCAATGTACATCAAACGGCTCTTAGTTTAATGGTGCCTTTCTTCTTATTGTTCACCCTCGAATTAATCGGCCGAGACAAGTTTCTTAGACCCCGCTGGAAGATTGGGCTTTTCATCATATTCGCACTCTGGTCACTGCTCATGTGGTTCAATTCAGAGTTACATATGATCTATCGATCATTAGAACTTCATGATGGTCATTTGGTCACAGTCAAAACGGGATATTCCATTATGTTCTCTATGATTTGTTATAGTATTGTAGCTATATCTTTTTATTTGTTATTTCATTATATTCGAAATATTCGCGGTGATTTGCGAAAACCGATCATGTGGGTTCTGTTTTTCGCCTCTTTTTCTGTTGTTTTTGAGATTATTAGATTCGTGCACCCTGCATGGTCCTCGTGGCTCCTTTCGTTTACGGTTTACTGCAGTTTTATAGGTATGATCATGCTCGTGATTGTGTTGCGATTCAAGTTTTTCTCTATCGTTCCATTTGCAAGGAACATGGTGCTTGATACACTACAGGAGAGTATTCTAATTGCGAATGCTTCGGGCAAGATCATCGACAACAACAAACAAGCCTCCGAGTGGTTCTCGAAGCTGGGTCATCCCTCCATTTCTGGTCAGAATATTACGAATTTGCTTGCAAGATGGCCCAGTTGGTACACGTTGTGCGAGTCTATGCAACCGGGCAATGTCGAGATTGAAGTTTGGTTGGATGGCGAAAGAAAGATGTACAGTATTAACATATATCCGCTGCATACGCAGCGTAAGCAGAGACAAGGGGTTATCTCTCTGATTTTCGATATTACGGAGAAACAGCAGCATTTGGATCAAATTGCTCAACTCAGCCAATTGAAGGATCAACTGGTTACAATCGTATCACACGATATTCGTACTCCGCTGGCGGTGCAGTTTCAACTCGTTGAATTGTTGGAGGAAGATAGAGAAAGCTTCAGGCCAGATCATCGGGAAATCATTGAGCAGTTGGGGAACCAGACTCGCACTACACTGGGAATGACTAATAATTTGTTAGAATGGTTCCGCAGTCAGAGTGAAGACATGGTGCTTCGTCCACAGTTATTGGAGTTAACTGAAGTTGTGGAGGAATGCTTTCATATGCTGCATATTCAAAGTGAGGTAAAACAGATTAGGGTGAATTACAGTATTGCTCCAGGCACTTGTGCGTATGTAGATCGAGAAGCACTTGGATTAATTATTCGCAATCTGTTATCCAATGCTATTAAATTTACTGGGGTTGGCGGCTCCATCCATGTATCCGCTCATCTATCGGGAGAAAAGGTAACTGTTTCTATCCGCGATAATGGGATCGGTATGGAAGAGGAGTACGTTCGGCAATTATTCGGAGAAATGCGGCTGGGTTCATTGCCGGGCACCTTGGGCGAGAAAGGTACAGGACTTGGACTGATCGTGAGCCGACAATTCGCCCAGCGAAGCGGCGGAGTCTTGTGGGCGGATAGTAAATTAGGCGAAGGAAGTGTGTTTCACTTCACCATGAGAGGCGGAACAGGAGATGAAAGTTCTTATCGTGGACGATGA
- a CDS encoding S-layer homology domain-containing protein — MKRKWMVVIVVLLAIGPWMGLGPLPVQAAHVFSGGGNGSPIDPYIIRTAEDLDHVRDDLKASYKLQSDIDLTSYGYWQPIGTSSANAFEGQLDGAGYTISGMTIVSSADIIGLFGYVREPATIYNVRLENVNITSSNANGQVGGLVGLASASSTYLMLDRISVTGEIHSNGFSTGGLVGQTSLIALVNSDAHVRIYSVGNTHVGGLVGYNGNSIIEKSYATGDVSSDRNAGGLVGYYSGSSNIRNSYATGHVTGVGNAAIGGLIGAGNSGTVEDSYATGTVTRDNGLAGGLVGDNNIIIGSGMSIANSYWNLSDNPGLNTTGNQSGIDGAMSLDAMKEWVTYIGWDSAIWGIQEDMSHPYLKSFSPVLRVDPLSSATYSTELGDNQFMISGYVRDGSIGEPLEVSYTIKNASNGTVTQDVYAINATSSNQTFNFPVTIDESTYTPGTYTIKITASDSVPAHEQLQSLTFGVEDKTPPAAPIITIPSNGHMTNNATPTVSGTSEAGATVTVVLDGTVAGTATAGSNGSWAWAVESPLPEGTHMVKTRASDVAGNVGPDSAIHTFTVDVTPPIITLIGSPSMQIKIGSAYTDPGAKAQDAVDGDLTSQIKVTGTVNVNRAGSYVLTYKLQDSSGNAAASVLRTVDVVSSGGGSGGGSGSGAGAGAGGSGSSSVEQSPNANLAQLTLRVGGSTEELTPQFAPEITEYTMETSGEQLVLHWVAADSKAVVKLLSKPVIDTTSIPLVMGTQTIKITVQAENGTRKVYTITVTRLDDNENTSASPECAFTDIQAHWAKTDICEAARLQIVEGVNTNSFAPDRTVTRAEFAVMLLRTLQIPSVQQSVANPFSDKYSTPEWAQLAIHTGAIEGILNGYPDGTFRPQQEIDRAEMAVMLAKALKWETDIESDLNFSDRASIPAWAQSYVKAAHENGLLQGRGDNQFVPDGVTTRAEAAVVMLRLWKSLY; from the coding sequence ATGAAAAGAAAATGGATGGTTGTTATCGTTGTTTTGCTGGCGATTGGGCCTTGGATGGGATTGGGGCCGTTGCCTGTTCAGGCGGCACATGTCTTCAGCGGAGGGGGAAATGGCAGTCCAATCGATCCGTATATCATACGTACAGCAGAGGATTTGGATCATGTTCGAGATGACTTGAAGGCAAGTTATAAGCTCCAATCGGACATTGATTTAACCTCCTATGGCTACTGGCAGCCAATCGGCACCTCATCAGCCAATGCGTTTGAAGGTCAATTGGATGGAGCTGGTTACACGATTAGTGGAATGACTATCGTCTCTTCTGCTGATATCATCGGTCTGTTCGGTTATGTGCGCGAGCCTGCAACGATTTACAATGTGCGATTGGAGAATGTGAATATTACATCTTCTAATGCAAACGGCCAAGTCGGTGGACTTGTTGGTTTAGCCTCTGCTTCGAGTACATACCTTATGTTAGACCGTATTTCAGTAACCGGTGAGATACATAGTAATGGTTTTTCAACTGGCGGCCTAGTCGGACAAACTTCATTAATTGCTCTAGTGAATAGCGATGCGCACGTCCGCATATATTCGGTTGGCAATACTCATGTAGGGGGATTAGTGGGGTATAACGGTAATAGTATTATCGAAAAGAGTTACGCAACAGGTGACGTTTCAAGCGACAGAAATGCTGGCGGGTTAGTTGGTTATTATAGTGGCAGTAGCAATATTCGTAACAGTTATGCAACGGGTCATGTGACGGGCGTTGGTAATGCGGCTATCGGCGGGTTAATAGGTGCAGGGAATTCTGGAACTGTTGAGGATAGTTATGCAACGGGGACTGTCACGCGTGACAACGGCTTAGCTGGTGGTTTGGTCGGAGATAACAACATCATCATTGGCAGCGGTATGTCCATCGCCAACTCTTATTGGAACTTGAGCGACAATCCCGGGCTCAATACGACAGGCAACCAATCGGGAATAGACGGAGCAATGAGTCTGGACGCAATGAAAGAGTGGGTCACTTATATAGGGTGGGATTCCGCGATTTGGGGAATTCAAGAAGACATGAGCCACCCCTACTTGAAGTCTTTCTCTCCCGTGTTGAGGGTGGATCCGCTCTCATCAGCGACGTATTCCACGGAACTAGGGGATAACCAGTTCATGATCTCCGGTTATGTCCGGGATGGTAGCATTGGTGAGCCTCTGGAAGTTAGCTATACGATCAAGAATGCTTCGAATGGTACTGTAACTCAAGATGTATATGCAATTAACGCTACAAGTAGCAATCAAACCTTTAACTTTCCGGTCACGATCGACGAGAGCACCTACACACCGGGAACCTATACGATAAAAATAACAGCAAGCGATTCGGTTCCAGCGCATGAGCAGTTGCAATCCTTAACGTTTGGGGTAGAGGATAAGACACCTCCAGCGGCACCGATCATAACGATTCCGAGCAACGGACACATGACGAATAATGCGACGCCAACGGTTAGCGGCACGTCGGAAGCGGGAGCTACGGTCACGGTTGTACTGGACGGAACTGTTGCGGGAACGGCAACGGCAGGGAGTAACGGAAGCTGGGCGTGGGCGGTAGAATCGCCATTGCCAGAAGGCACGCATATGGTGAAGACGAGGGCAAGCGACGTAGCGGGCAATGTGGGCCCGGATTCAGCGATACATACGTTCACAGTGGATGTGACGCCGCCGATCATTACGTTGATTGGAAGTCCGTCCATGCAAATTAAGATAGGCAGTGCCTACACAGATCCTGGCGCAAAAGCGCAAGATGCGGTTGATGGTGATTTGACCTCGCAGATCAAGGTGACCGGAACGGTAAATGTGAATCGAGCGGGAAGCTATGTACTTACTTACAAATTGCAGGATAGCTCTGGAAATGCAGCCGCGTCCGTGCTTCGAACAGTAGATGTCGTAAGCTCCGGTGGAGGATCAGGAGGAGGATCAGGATCAGGAGCAGGAGCAGGAGCAGGAGGATCGGGATCATCCAGCGTAGAGCAATCTCCTAACGCAAATCTGGCTCAATTAACTCTTCGTGTTGGAGGTTCCACAGAGGAACTAACGCCTCAATTTGCTCCAGAGATTACGGAGTATACCATGGAGACATCTGGTGAACAACTGGTGCTTCACTGGGTTGCTGCTGATTCGAAGGCAGTCGTTAAGCTGCTGAGTAAGCCTGTAATTGATACGACAAGCATTCCTTTAGTAATGGGAACTCAGACGATTAAGATTACCGTTCAAGCGGAAAATGGAACCCGCAAGGTCTACACCATTACGGTTACACGTCTTGACGATAACGAAAACACATCTGCGAGTCCCGAATGTGCTTTTACAGACATTCAGGCTCACTGGGCAAAGACGGATATTTGTGAAGCAGCGAGATTGCAGATCGTTGAAGGGGTGAATACAAATAGCTTTGCTCCTGATAGAACCGTAACACGGGCAGAGTTTGCCGTCATGTTGCTGCGAACACTCCAGATTCCAAGCGTGCAACAATCAGTTGCCAATCCCTTCAGTGATAAGTACAGTACACCCGAATGGGCGCAATTGGCCATTCACACGGGAGCAATCGAGGGAATTCTCAACGGATACCCAGATGGAACATTTCGCCCGCAGCAGGAGATCGATCGGGCAGAAATGGCAGTAATGCTTGCAAAAGCGCTGAAGTGGGAGACAGATATCGAGTCAGATCTAAACTTCTCTGACCGTGCAAGCATTCCAGCTTGGGCACAATCTTATGTGAAAGCTGCACACGAAAATGGACTCCTGCAAGGTCGGGGAGACAACCAATTCGTACCGGATGGAGTGACAACCAGAGCGGAAGCAGCCGTCGTAATGCTCAGACTCTGGAAGTCACTGTACTAA
- a CDS encoding glycosyltransferase family 2 protein, giving the protein MQNEKRQNIFFVITMILMSIYLVWRTFFTLPWGEGVLNVIFGMLLIVAETVTVLTTFELFFQKMQKERTQLDFPIVPPEYYPDVDVFIATHNEPVDLLYKTVNACTFMDYPDKQKVHIYLCDDGARPEVEELARQFGVGYLGFPGNKDAKSGNLNNALSKSSSPLIATFDADMIPQHTFLMKTVPYFMLSTFIKENEVWRPRREDEMDPKFKLGLVQTPQSFYNPDLFQFNLYAEQGIPNEQDFFSREVNILRNASNAVAYTGSNTIISRQGMEDIGGFPLNTITEDFETSIRLQQEGYITYATQEVQAAGQTTTTVKSMIKQRIRWARGIIQSLQNTRAPISGKLPFWTRVTYLSSFLYWWSFFNRLIFILAPILFALFDFQIVNTTFWQILIFWLPSYFFYSLSMRYLSSNIRNQRWSQVIDTIFMPYLIWPVLLETVGIREKKFKVTNKSRANGRQWMSALLYALPHIFLLLLSIAAVIRYVNGKYGIALFFSSIIIFWLVHNMIALCYALFFMIGRRAYRETERIRAQEDVMIHDQANNLRYQAKTVDVSEQGIAFYVPYPIYLAEQKIISLVVKTERYEANLDAVIVYVKQDGEGWRYSATVQPVDEHDNRQYMQIIYDRKHSLPEQMNLWDTAYDDMLRNVKKRIVQPRSDQRKMPRLSLQLPVHFTNDASCTLRSFNYRFFSATGFHGDIASGAVVTFYTKSNIEVILQHTGKTTAREREVLLSVENIDDIVEKGLIDQLLTDLIQPHSDRSTREG; this is encoded by the coding sequence GTGCAAAACGAAAAAAGGCAGAATATCTTTTTTGTCATCACGATGATCCTGATGTCGATTTATTTGGTATGGCGTACGTTCTTTACGTTGCCATGGGGTGAAGGCGTTCTGAACGTCATTTTTGGTATGCTGTTGATTGTCGCTGAAACGGTCACCGTACTGACAACCTTTGAATTATTCTTTCAAAAGATGCAAAAAGAACGTACACAGCTCGACTTTCCAATTGTGCCACCGGAATATTATCCGGATGTGGATGTATTTATTGCTACGCATAATGAGCCTGTTGATCTGTTATATAAAACGGTTAATGCCTGTACGTTCATGGATTACCCGGACAAGCAGAAGGTTCATATCTATCTCTGTGACGATGGAGCGAGACCAGAGGTGGAGGAGCTTGCCAGACAGTTTGGCGTGGGATATCTGGGGTTCCCCGGAAACAAGGATGCCAAGTCTGGTAATCTGAACAATGCACTGAGCAAAAGCTCTTCGCCGCTCATTGCAACGTTTGATGCGGATATGATTCCACAGCACACCTTTTTGATGAAAACGGTACCCTATTTCATGCTCTCCACGTTTATTAAGGAGAATGAGGTATGGCGTCCTCGCCGAGAGGACGAGATGGACCCTAAGTTCAAGCTTGGTCTGGTACAGACCCCGCAAAGCTTCTACAATCCGGATCTATTCCAGTTTAACCTGTATGCAGAGCAAGGTATTCCGAATGAACAGGATTTCTTCTCCAGAGAAGTGAACATCCTGCGTAATGCCTCCAATGCGGTAGCCTATACAGGAAGTAATACGATCATTTCCCGGCAGGGCATGGAAGACATCGGAGGTTTTCCGCTTAATACGATCACCGAGGACTTTGAGACAAGCATCCGCTTGCAGCAGGAAGGTTATATTACCTATGCTACTCAGGAAGTTCAAGCTGCCGGGCAGACGACAACCACAGTTAAGAGCATGATTAAGCAACGGATTCGCTGGGCAAGGGGTATCATTCAGAGCCTGCAGAATACGCGTGCACCTATATCGGGGAAGCTTCCTTTCTGGACGAGAGTAACCTACTTGAGCAGTTTCTTATACTGGTGGTCCTTCTTTAACCGCTTGATATTCATTTTGGCGCCTATTTTGTTTGCGTTATTCGACTTCCAGATTGTAAATACAACCTTCTGGCAAATCTTAATATTCTGGCTTCCATCCTATTTCTTCTATAGTCTATCCATGCGATATCTGTCCAGCAATATTCGGAATCAGCGATGGAGTCAGGTTATCGATACGATATTTATGCCTTATCTGATCTGGCCGGTTCTCCTGGAGACGGTGGGCATTCGTGAGAAAAAGTTCAAAGTTACCAACAAAAGCAGAGCGAACGGTCGACAATGGATGTCTGCTCTGTTATATGCACTTCCGCATATTTTCCTGCTGTTGCTTTCCATTGCGGCCGTGATTCGGTATGTCAACGGCAAGTACGGGATCGCGCTGTTCTTCAGCAGTATCATTATTTTCTGGCTGGTTCATAACATGATCGCGCTATGTTACGCCCTGTTCTTCATGATTGGCCGTCGTGCGTATCGGGAGACAGAACGGATTCGGGCGCAGGAAGATGTCATGATCCACGATCAAGCCAACAATCTGCGGTATCAGGCCAAAACGGTGGATGTATCTGAACAAGGGATTGCCTTCTATGTCCCTTATCCCATTTATTTGGCTGAGCAGAAGATCATCTCTCTGGTCGTCAAAACCGAGCGATATGAGGCCAACCTCGATGCAGTCATCGTTTATGTGAAACAGGATGGAGAGGGCTGGCGTTACTCCGCAACGGTTCAGCCAGTCGATGAGCATGATAACCGCCAATATATGCAAATCATCTACGACCGTAAACACTCCTTGCCAGAGCAGATGAATCTGTGGGATACGGCTTATGACGATATGTTACGTAATGTGAAAAAACGTATTGTTCAACCCAGATCGGATCAGCGAAAAATGCCGCGGCTTTCCCTTCAGCTTCCAGTTCATTTCACCAATGATGCTAGCTGTACACTGCGAAGCTTCAATTATCGTTTCTTCTCCGCGACGGGTTTCCACGGGGATATTGCTTCGGGAGCGGTGGTTACTTTTTATACGAAGAGTAATATTGAAGTCATTCTGCAACATACGGGAAAAACGACAGCCCGTGAGCGCGAAGTGCTTCTCTCGGTGGAGAATATCGATGATATTGTAGAGAAGGGCCTGATCGACCAATTGCTGACTGATTTGATTCAGCCACATTCCGATCGTTCCACCAGAGAGGGTTAG
- a CDS encoding bifunctional glycosyltransferase family 2/GtrA family protein, with protein sequence MIIDRQNGETIILIPSLEPDERLPAYVRQLREYGFTNIVIVDDGSGEAYQSIFEELRENGCALLTHAENQGKGAALKTGFEYIGKQFDASSFVVTADSDGQHAAEDVYRIAQETRLHPDSLVLGVRNFSEGNIPPKSLLGNRMTSFIFAMLYGKKLSDTQTGLRAFGPGLLAFMQDVRGTRFEYELQMLISCIQSGIPIHTMPIQVIYENGNAGTHFKAIQDSARVMGVLFSNFLRFISSSVASSVVDLGIAWFLIDALRPVLGEQHYLRILLATVIARVISIVVNYVLNRHFVFRKEDSQGSLWRYLTLCGVVILLSSTGVYIFHTVLFVDEKLAKFVCDALLFLLSFQLQRRWVFAARRKQL encoded by the coding sequence ATGATTATAGATAGACAAAACGGCGAAACGATCATCCTCATTCCATCGCTTGAACCGGATGAGAGACTTCCAGCCTATGTACGGCAATTGCGAGAGTATGGATTTACTAATATTGTTATTGTGGACGACGGATCTGGTGAGGCCTACCAGTCGATTTTCGAGGAGCTTCGTGAGAACGGTTGTGCTCTGCTGACACATGCGGAAAATCAGGGCAAAGGTGCTGCACTCAAGACCGGATTTGAGTATATTGGGAAGCAATTCGACGCATCTTCTTTCGTCGTAACCGCAGATTCAGACGGACAACACGCAGCTGAGGATGTATACCGCATAGCCCAAGAAACAAGGCTTCATCCGGATTCGTTGGTGCTCGGGGTAAGGAACTTCAGCGAGGGGAATATCCCCCCAAAGTCCCTGTTAGGCAATCGGATGACCTCCTTTATTTTTGCCATGCTCTATGGTAAAAAACTGTCAGATACCCAGACTGGGCTTCGTGCCTTCGGTCCAGGGTTACTTGCGTTTATGCAGGATGTTCGCGGCACTCGATTTGAATATGAGCTGCAGATGCTTATCTCGTGCATTCAGTCTGGGATACCGATTCATACCATGCCAATCCAAGTCATCTATGAGAATGGCAATGCGGGCACTCATTTTAAAGCGATCCAGGATAGTGCTCGGGTCATGGGGGTGTTGTTCTCCAATTTCCTGCGGTTCATCTCATCATCGGTGGCTAGTTCTGTTGTGGATTTGGGCATTGCCTGGTTTTTAATAGACGCGTTGCGGCCCGTGTTGGGTGAGCAGCACTATTTAAGAATTCTGCTTGCAACCGTGATTGCGAGAGTTATTTCCATTGTAGTCAACTATGTACTGAACAGACATTTTGTATTCCGCAAGGAGGATAGCCAGGGAAGTTTATGGCGCTATCTAACGTTATGTGGAGTAGTGATTTTGCTTTCCAGTACCGGTGTATATATATTCCATACCGTTCTCTTCGTAGATGAGAAATTGGCGAAATTCGTCTGTGATGCCTTGCTGTTCCTGCTCAGTTTCCAATTGCAGCGAAGATGGGTATTTGCAGCAAGGAGGAAGCAGTTGTAG
- a CDS encoding YheC/YheD family protein: MLFERDKWLQYGILRDEPSLAERLPETQLLEKETLTKMLLQYPSVVLKPRNGSYGRDILFIRRDGANAYRIQNENNTVTMRDNEQLLEWLEQTNKTDEYIVQKRLQLAQIKHRPFDIRIMVQRKKSPSSTWKVTGSYAKVAAQGYQVTNVNNRPIPVLKALKLARIGDRRLLVRAEQVARLAANRLGEHYPMLRQVGFDIAVDKKRRIWIIEGNYQPDLRPFRRMKDSSMYRRILWYKKH; the protein is encoded by the coding sequence ATGTTATTCGAAAGAGACAAATGGTTGCAGTATGGCATTCTGCGCGATGAGCCTTCTCTCGCTGAACGATTGCCAGAAACACAGTTGCTTGAGAAGGAAACGCTAACGAAGATGCTTCTTCAATATCCCAGCGTTGTACTGAAGCCTCGCAATGGGAGTTACGGAAGGGATATCCTGTTCATTAGACGAGACGGCGCAAATGCTTATCGTATTCAAAATGAAAATAACACGGTCACCATGAGAGACAACGAGCAGTTACTCGAATGGCTCGAACAAACAAACAAAACTGATGAATATATTGTCCAAAAGCGTCTGCAGCTTGCTCAAATTAAACACAGGCCGTTCGACATTCGGATCATGGTTCAGCGCAAAAAAAGCCCCTCGTCCACTTGGAAGGTGACAGGTTCCTATGCTAAAGTTGCAGCACAAGGATATCAAGTCACCAATGTGAATAACCGCCCCATTCCAGTGCTTAAGGCACTGAAATTAGCTCGAATTGGGGATCGGCGCTTGCTTGTTAGAGCGGAACAAGTTGCACGATTAGCCGCTAATCGATTGGGAGAGCATTACCCCATGCTTAGACAAGTCGGGTTCGATATAGCCGTCGACAAGAAACGGCGAATTTGGATCATCGAAGGAAATTATCAACCGGATTTGCGCCCTTTCCGACGTATGAAAGACTCCTCGATGTACCGCAGAATATTATGGTACAAGAAACATTAA
- a CDS encoding DUF4303 domain-containing protein, whose translation MQEIETLAIEIAAAARTSFCTLFENGERYYYCTLYTTGEGHAPSISAWSWEALALESARQAEESDTPVSTIADLIKWSYADSPYCCFGDDHFDGVKQRYNERPFIAELENDDWNRELDVRLNAMELAMKMLDDEGIFALNQTRESVCVLVEVMPPDEINTEIALRLNRAESPAMQAWLVEAAE comes from the coding sequence ATGCAAGAAATAGAGACACTGGCCATAGAGATCGCCGCTGCCGCCAGAACGTCATTTTGCACCCTTTTTGAAAATGGTGAACGTTACTATTATTGTACGTTGTACACTACTGGCGAGGGACATGCCCCAAGCATCTCCGCTTGGTCGTGGGAAGCTTTGGCGTTGGAATCGGCTAGGCAAGCAGAGGAAAGTGATACGCCGGTATCCACGATTGCGGATCTCATCAAATGGTCGTATGCGGATTCGCCCTATTGTTGTTTTGGGGATGATCACTTTGACGGTGTCAAACAACGATATAACGAGCGTCCTTTCATTGCGGAACTGGAGAATGATGATTGGAATCGTGAATTGGATGTGAGGCTGAACGCCATGGAGCTGGCGATGAAAATGCTCGATGATGAAGGCATATTTGCCTTAAATCAAACGCGAGAGTCCGTATGTGTCCTTGTTGAAGTCATGCCGCCAGATGAGATCAATACTGAAATCGCCTTACGTTTAAATCGGGCGGAATCTCCGGCTATGCAAGCATGGTTGGTGGAGGCGGCAGAATAG